A region of Epinephelus fuscoguttatus linkage group LG1, E.fuscoguttatus.final_Chr_v1 DNA encodes the following proteins:
- the LOC125889977 gene encoding zinc finger protein 260-like isoform X13, with protein sequence MCSVESLREFVNERLTAAAEEILGVFQRSIVEYEEEIDRQRRLLDMVLKPEIKLHRTELPQQHVCKEEEVVPEQQLCIEERKSSVEQEEPEPPEIKEEEEEVCSSQEGEQLVVKQETDGFMLTPADEESEQSEDQTLDFIHDDTQSAAEEESVFKMPVISSVISEATSEHQLLCHNSDVAERQDEEEYQHGDSGSTRNTELQAEKRHHESEMNSNSPHTSAVINLNAGKKPLKCDICGKDFEFKSKLQRHQRKHTGEKPYLCKTCGTRFSEKYLMKRHLRTHTGERPFICKMCGRAFRSRNYLTVHMRTHTGETPYVCKTSGKKYNNITALKKHVKIHADDKPVYCKICGKDFRFNQELIIHMSIHTGEKPYTCDVCGRAFKRYDVLLVHMRTHTGEKPYTCNVCGRAFGRNGDLLVHMRTHTGEKPYTCKVCGKAFRHNGYLLVHMRTHTGEKPYLCKTCGKGFIDASLLKRHCMIHTGEKPHTCKVCGRAFRHNGHLLVHMRTHTGEKPYTCKTCGKHFRSSNNLTGHMRTHTGVKVHDLSTEVPVEVTHIQERDCLHAKHVAELSEACSIKHAKKSGE encoded by the exons ATGTGTTCAGTTGAGTCTTTGAGAGAGTTTGTCAACGAGcgactaactgctgctgctgaagaaatattgGGAGTTTTTCAAAGAAGCATCGTCGAGTACGAGGAAGAGATCGATCGTCAGCGCAGACTGTTGGATATGGTTTTGAAGCCTGAAATCAAGTTACACAGGACAG agctcccacagcaacatgtgtgtaaggaggaggaggttgtccctgagcagcagctgtgtattgaggagaggaagtccagtgtggagcaagaggagccagagcctccagagattaaagaggaagaggaggaagtgtgcagcagtcaggagggagagcagcttgtagtgaagcAGGAGACTGATGGCTTTATGTTGACTCCTGCTGATGAGGAAAGTGAGCAGAGTGAAGATCAGACTCTGGACTTCATTCATGATGACACTCAAAGTGCAGCAGAGGAAGAGTCTGTATTTAAAATGCCAGTTATAAGCTCTGTGATATCAGAAGCAACCAGTGAGCACCAGCTGCTCTGTCACAACTCTGATGTAGCTGAGAGGCAAGATGAGGAAGAATACCAGCATGGAGACTCAGGATCAACTAGAAACACAGAGCTTCAAGCAGAGAAAAGACATCATGAAAGTGAAATGAACAGTAACAGTCCACACACCTCTGCTGTGATAAACTTAAATGCAGgtaaaaagcctttaaaatgtgacatatgTGGGAAAGATTTTGAGTTCAAGTCAAAATTGCAGAGAcaccagagaaaacacacaggtgagaagccgtaccTTTGCAAGACCTGCGGGACAAGATTCAGTGAAAAATATCTTATGAAAAGACATTTAAGaacccacacaggtgagagGCCATTTATATGCAAAATGTGTGGGAGAGCTTTTAGATCGAGAAATTACCTGACTGTCcacatgagaacacacacaggtgagacgcCATATGTGTGTAAGACCAGCgggaaaaaatacaataacataaCAGCTttgaaaaaacatgttaaaatccATGCAGATGACAAGCCAGTTTACTGTAAAATATGTGGGAAAGATTTCAGATTTAATCAAGAATTGATAATACACATGAgcatccacacaggtgagaagccgtatactTGTGACGTATGTGGGAGAGCTTTCAAACGTTATGATGTCTTGTTAGTCCACATGAGgactcacacag gtgagaagccatatACTTGTAACGTATGTGGGAGAGCTTTCGGACGTAATGGTGACTTGTTAGTCCACATGAGgactcacacag gtgagaagccatatACTTGTAAAGTATGTGGGAAAGCTTTCAGACATAATGGTTACTTGTTAGTCCACATGAGgactcacacaggtgagaagccgtaccTTTGCAAGACCTGCGGGAAAGGATTCATTGACGCATCATTATTGAAAAGGCATTGTAtgatccacacaggtgagaagccacaTACTTGTAAAGTATGTGGGAGAGCTTTCAGACATAATGGTCACTTGTTAGTCCACATGAGgactcacacaggtgagaagccgtatacttgcaaaacatgtgggaaaCACTTCAGATCTAGCAATAACTTGACAGGCCACATGAGAACGCACACAGGTGTAAAGGTGCATGACTTGAGCACAGAGGTTCCAGTTGAAGTCACACATATACAGGAGAGAGACTGTTtacatgcaaaacatgtggCAGAGCTTTCAGAGGCCTGTTCCATAAAGCATGCTAAGAAAAGTGGGGAGTGA
- the LOC125889977 gene encoding zinc finger protein 260-like isoform X19, with the protein MCSVESLREFVNERLTAAAEEILGVFQRSIVEYEEEIDRQRRLLDMVLKPEIKLHRTELPQQHVCKEEEVVPEQQLCIEERKSSVEQEEPEPPEIKEEEEEVCSSQEGEQLVVKQETDGFMLTPADEESEQSEDQTLDFIHDDTQSAAEEESVFKMPVISSVISEATSEHQLLCHNSDVAERQDEEEYQHGDSGSTRNTELQAEKRHHESEMNSNSPHTSAVINLNAGKKPLKCDICGKDFEFKSKLQRHQRKHTGEKPYLCKTCGTRFSEKYLMKRHLRTHTGERPFICKMCGRAFRSRNYLTVHMRTHTGETPYVCKTSGKKYNNITALKKHVKIHADDKPVYCKICGKDFRFNQELIIHMSIHTGEKPYTCDVCGRAFKRYDVLLVHMRTHTGEKPYTCNVCGRAFGRNGDLLVHMRTHTGEKPYTCKTCGKHFRSRSNLTVHMRTHTGVKVHDLSTEVPVEVTHIQERDCLHAKHVAELSEACSIKHAKKSGE; encoded by the exons ATGTGTTCAGTTGAGTCTTTGAGAGAGTTTGTCAACGAGcgactaactgctgctgctgaagaaatattgGGAGTTTTTCAAAGAAGCATCGTCGAGTACGAGGAAGAGATCGATCGTCAGCGCAGACTGTTGGATATGGTTTTGAAGCCTGAAATCAAGTTACACAGGACAG agctcccacagcaacatgtgtgtaaggaggaggaggttgtccctgagcagcagctgtgtattgaggagaggaagtccagtgtggagcaagaggagccagagcctccagagattaaagaggaagaggaggaagtgtgcagcagtcaggagggagagcagcttgtagtgaagcAGGAGACTGATGGCTTTATGTTGACTCCTGCTGATGAGGAAAGTGAGCAGAGTGAAGATCAGACTCTGGACTTCATTCATGATGACACTCAAAGTGCAGCAGAGGAAGAGTCTGTATTTAAAATGCCAGTTATAAGCTCTGTGATATCAGAAGCAACCAGTGAGCACCAGCTGCTCTGTCACAACTCTGATGTAGCTGAGAGGCAAGATGAGGAAGAATACCAGCATGGAGACTCAGGATCAACTAGAAACACAGAGCTTCAAGCAGAGAAAAGACATCATGAAAGTGAAATGAACAGTAACAGTCCACACACCTCTGCTGTGATAAACTTAAATGCAGgtaaaaagcctttaaaatgtgacatatgTGGGAAAGATTTTGAGTTCAAGTCAAAATTGCAGAGAcaccagagaaaacacacaggtgagaagccgtaccTTTGCAAGACCTGCGGGACAAGATTCAGTGAAAAATATCTTATGAAAAGACATTTAAGaacccacacaggtgagagGCCATTTATATGCAAAATGTGTGGGAGAGCTTTTAGATCGAGAAATTACCTGACTGTCcacatgagaacacacacaggtgagacgcCATATGTGTGTAAGACCAGCgggaaaaaatacaataacataaCAGCTttgaaaaaacatgttaaaatccATGCAGATGACAAGCCAGTTTACTGTAAAATATGTGGGAAAGATTTCAGATTTAATCAAGAATTGATAATACACATGAgcatccacacaggtgagaagccgtatactTGTGACGTATGTGGGAGAGCTTTCAAACGTTATGATGTCTTGTTAGTCCACATGAGgactcacacag gtgagaagccatatACTTGTAACGTATGTGGGAGAGCTTTCGGACGTAATGGTGACTTGTTAGTCCACATGAGgactcacacaggtgagaagccgtatacttgcaaaacatgtgggaaaCACTTCAGATCTAGGAGTAACTTGACAGTCCACATGAGAACGCACACAGGTGTAAAGGTGCATGACTTGAGCACAGAG GTTCCAGTTGAAGTCACACATATACAGGAGAGAGACTGTTtacatgcaaaacatgtggCAGAGCTTTCAGAGGCCTGTTCCATAAAGCATGCTAAGAAAAGTGGGGAGTGA
- the LOC125889977 gene encoding zinc finger protein ZFP2-like isoform X16, whose amino-acid sequence MCSVESLREFVNERLTAAAEEILGVFQRSIVEYEEEIDRQRRLLDMVLKPEIKLHRTELPQQHVCKEEEVVPEQQLCIEERKSSVEQEEPEAPEIKEEEEEVCSSQEEEQLVVKQETDGFMLTPADEESEQSEDQTLDFIHDDTQSAAEKESVFKMPVISSVISEATSEHQLLCHNSDIAESQDEEEYQHGDSGSTRNTELQAEKRHHESEMNSNSPHTSAVINLNTGKKPLKCDICGKVFEYKSKLQKHLRIHTGEKPYLCKTCGKRFREKYLMKRHLRTHTGEKPYTCKTCGRAFRWRNYLTVHMRTHTGEKPYTCKTCGRAFRWRNYLTVHMRTHTGETPYVCKTCGKKYINITALKKHVKIHADNKPVYCKICGKDFRFNQELIIHMSIHTGERPYTCEVCGRSFKRYGDLKVHMRTHTGEKPYFCKTCEKRFSDASVLKRHCKIHTGEKPYTCKVCGRAFGRNGVLLVHMRTHTGEKPYTCKTCGKHFRSRSNLTVHMRTHTGVKVHDLSTEVPVEVTHIQERDCLHAKHVAELSEACSIKHAKKSGE is encoded by the exons ATGTGTTCAGTTGAGTCTTTGAGAGAGTTTGTCAACGAGcgactaactgctgctgctgaagaaatattgGGAGTTTTTCAAAGAAGCATCGTCGAGTACGAGGAAGAGATCGATCGTCAGCGCAGACTGTTGGATATGGTTTTGAAGCCTGAAATCAAGTTACACAGGACAG agctcccacagcaacatgtgtgtaaggaggaggaggttgtccctgagcagcagctctgtattgAGGAGAGGAAGTCCAGTGTGGAGCAAGAGGAGCCAGAGGCTCCAgagattaaagaggaagaggaggaagtgtgcagcagtcaggaggaagagcagcttgtagtgaagcAGGAGACTGATGGCTTTATGTTGACTCCTGCTGATGAGGAAAGTGAGCAGAGTGAAGATCAGACTCTGGACTTCATTCATGATGACACTCAAAGTGCAGCAGAGAAAGAGTCTGTATTTAAAATGCCAGTTATAAGCTCTGTGATATCAGAAGCAACCAGTGAGCACCAGCTGCTCTGTCACAACTCTGATATAGCTGAGAGCCAAGATGAGGAAGAATACCAGCATGGAGACTCAGGATCAACTAGAAACACAGAGCTTCAAGCAGAGAAAAGACATCATGAAAGTGAAATGAACAGTAACAGTCCACACACCTCTGCTGTGATAAACTTAAATACAGgtaaaaagcctttaaaatgtgacatatgTGGGAAAGTTTTTGAGTACAAGTCAAAATTGCAGAAACACctgagaatccacacaggtgagaagccgtaccTTTGCAAGACTTGTGGGAAAAGATTCAGAGAAAAATATCTTATGAAAAGACATTTAAGAactcacacaggtgagaagccatatACATGCAAAACGTGTGGGAGAGCTTTTAGATGGAGAAATTACCTGACTGTCCACATGAGaacccacacaggtgagaagccatatACATGCAAAACGTGTGGGAGAGCTTTTAGATGGAGAAATTACCTGACTGTCCACATGAGaacccacacaggtgagacaccGTACGTTTGTAAGACCTGCgggaaaaaatacattaacataACAGCTttgaaaaaacatgttaaaatccATGCAGACAACAAGCCAGTTTACTGTAAAATATGTGGGAAAGATTTCAGATTTAATCAAGAATTGATAATACACATGAgcatccacacaggtgagaggcCGTATACTTGTGAAGTATGTGGGAGATCTTTCAAACGTTATGGTGACTTGAAAGTCCACATGAGaacccacacaggtgagaagccctACTTTTGCAAGACCTGCGAGAAAAGATTCAGTGACGCATCAGTATTGAAAAGGCATTGCaaaatccacacaggtgagaagccgtatactTGTAAAGTATGTGGGAGAGCTTTCGGACGTAATGGTGTCTTGTTAGTCCACATGAGgactcacacag gtgagaagccgtatacttgcaaaacatgtgggaaaCACTTCAGATCTAGGAGTAACTTGACAGTCCACATGAGAACGCACACAGGTGTAAAGGTGCATGACTTGAGCACAGAG GTTCCAGTTGAAGTCACACATATACAGGAGAGAGACTGTTtacatgcaaaacatgtggCAGAGCTTTCAGAGGCCTGTTCCATAAAGCATGCTAAGAAAAGTGGGGAGTGA
- the LOC125889977 gene encoding gastrula zinc finger protein XlCGF57.1-like isoform X5 yields the protein MCSVESLREFVNERLTAAAEEILGVFQRSIVEYEEEIDRQRRLLDMVLKPEIKLHRTELPQQHVCKEEEVVPEQQLCIEERKSSVEQEEPEPPEIKEEEEEVCSSQEGEQLVVKQETDGFMLTPADEESEQSEDQTLDFIHDDTQSAAEEESVFKMPVISSVISEATSEHQLLCHNSDVAERQDEEEYQHGDSGSTRNTELQAEKRHHESEMNSNSPHTSAVINLNAGKKPLKCDICGKDFEFKSKLQRHQRKHTGEKPYLCKTCGTRFSEKYLMKRHLRTHTGERPFICKMCGRAFRSRNYLTVHMRTHTGETPYVCKTSGKKYNNITALKKHVKIHADDKPVYCKICGKDFRFNQELIIHMSIHTGEKPYTCDVCGRAFKRYDVLLVHMRTHTGEKPYTCDVCGRAFRHNGHLLFHMRTHTGEKPYTCNVCGRAFGRNGDLLVHMRTHTGEKPYTCKVCGKAFRHNGYLLVHMRTHTGEKPYLCKTCGKGFIDASLLKRHCMIHTGEKPHTCKVCGRAFRHNGHLLVHMRTHTGEKPYTCKTCGKHFRSSNNLTGHMRTHTGVKVHDLSTEVPVEVTHIQERDCLHAKHVAELSEACSIKHAKKSGE from the exons ATGTGTTCAGTCGAGTCTTTGAGAGAATTTGTCAACGAGcgactaactgctgctgctgaagaaatattgGGAGTTTTTCAAAGAAGCATCGTCGAGTACGAGGAAGAGATCGATCGTCAGCGCAGACTGTTGGATATGGTTTTGAAGCCTGAAATCAAGTTACACAGGACAG agctcccacagcaacatgtgtgtaaggaggaggaggttgtccctgagcagcagctgtgtattgaggagaggaagtccagtgtggagcaagaggagccagagcctccagagattaaagaggaagaggaggaagtgtgcagcagtcaggagggagagcagcttgtagtgaagcAGGAGACTGATGGCTTTATGTTGACTCCTGCTGATGAGGAAAGTGAGCAGAGTGAAGATCAGACTCTGGACTTCATTCATGATGACACTCAAAGTGCAGCAGAGGAAGAGTCTGTATTTAAAATGCCAGTTATAAGCTCTGTGATATCAGAAGCAACCAGTGAGCACCAGCTGCTCTGTCACAACTCTGATGTAGCTGAGAGGCAAGATGAGGAAGAATACCAGCATGGAGACTCAGGATCAACTAGAAACACAGAGCTTCAAGCAGAGAAAAGACATCATGAAAGTGAAATGAACAGTAACAGTCCACACACCTCTGCTGTGATAAACTTAAATGCAGgtaaaaagcctttaaaatgtgacatatgTGGGAAAGATTTTGAGTTCAAGTCAAAATTGCAGAGAcaccagagaaaacacacaggtgagaagccgtaccTTTGCAAGACCTGCGGGACAAGATTCAGTGAAAAATATCTTATGAAAAGACATTTAAGaacccacacaggtgagagGCCATTTATATGCAAAATGTGTGGGAGAGCTTTTAGATCGAGAAATTACCTGACTGTCcacatgagaacacacacaggtgagacgcCATATGTGTGTAAGACCAGCgggaaaaaatacaataacataaCAGCTttgaaaaaacatgttaaaatccATGCAGATGACAAGCCAGTTTACTGTAAAATATGTGGGAAAGATTTCAGATTTAATCAAGAATTGATAATACACATGAgcatccacacaggtgagaagccgtatactTGTGACGTATGTGGGAGAGCTTTCAAACGTTATGATGTCTTGTTAGTCCACATGAGgactcacacaggtgagaagccgtatactTGTGACGTATGTGGGAGAGCTTTCAGACATAATGGTCACTTGTTATTCCACATGAGgactcacacaggtgagaagccatatACTTGTAACGTATGTGGGAGAGCTTTCGGACGTAATGGTGACTTGTTAGTCCACATGAGgactcacacag gtgagaagccatatACTTGTAAAGTATGTGGGAAAGCTTTCAGACATAATGGTTACTTGTTAGTCCACATGAGgactcacacaggtgagaagccgtaccTTTGCAAGACCTGCGGGAAAGGATTCATTGACGCATCATTATTGAAAAGGCATTGTAtgatccacacaggtgagaagccacaTACTTGTAAAGTATGTGGGAGAGCTTTCAGACATAATGGTCACTTGTTAGTCCACATGAGgactcacacaggtgagaagccgtatacttgcaaaacatgtgggaaaCACTTCAGATCTAGCAATAACTTGACAGGCCACATGAGAACGCACACAGGTGTAAAGGTGCATGACTTGAGCACAGAGGTTCCAGTTGAAGTCACACATATACAGGAGAGAGACTGTTtacatgcaaaacatgtggCAGAGCTTTCAGAGGCCTGTTCCATAAAGCATGCTAAGAAAAGTGGGGAGTGA
- the LOC125889977 gene encoding gastrula zinc finger protein XlCGF57.1-like isoform X6, whose protein sequence is MCSVESLREFVNERLTAAAEEILGVFQRSIVEYEEEIDRQRRLLDMVLKPEIKLHRTELPQQHVCKEEEVVPEQQLCIEERKSSVEQEEPEPPEIKEEEEEVCSSQEGEQLVVKQETDGFMLTPADEESEQSEDQTLDFIHDDTQSAAEEESVFKMPVISSVISEATSEHQLLCHNSDVAERQDEEEYQHGDSGSTRNTELQAEKRHHESEMNSNSPHTSAVINLNAGKKPLKCDICGKDFEFKSKLQRHQRKHTGEKPYLCKTCGTRFSEKYLMKRHLRTHTGERPFICKMCGRAFRSRNYLTVHMRTHTGETPYVCKTSGKKYNNITALKKHVKIHADDKPVYCKICGKDFRFNQELIIHMSIHTGEKPYTCDVCGRAFKRYDVLLVHMRTHTGEKPYTCDVCGRAFRHNGHLLFHMRTHTGEKPYTCNVCGRAFGRNGDLLVHMRTHTGEKPYTCKVCGKAFRHNGYLLVHMRTHTGEKPYLCKTCGKGFIDASLLKRHCMIHTGEKPHTCKVCGRAFRHNGHLLVHMRTHTGEKPYTCKTCGKHFRSSNNLTGHMRTHTGVKVHDLSTEVPVEVTHIQERDCLHAKHVAELSEACSIKHAKKSGE, encoded by the exons ATGTGTTCAGTTGAGTCTTTGAGAGAGTTTGTCAACGAGcgactaactgctgctgctgaagaaatattgGGAGTTTTTCAAAGAAGCATCGTCGAGTACGAGGAAGAGATCGATCGTCAGCGCAGACTGTTGGATATGGTTTTGAAGCCTGAAATCAAGTTACACAGGACAG agctcccacagcaacatgtgtgtaaggaggaggaggttgtccctgagcagcagctgtgtattgaggagaggaagtccagtgtggagcaagaggagccagagcctccagagattaaagaggaagaggaggaagtgtgcagcagtcaggagggagagcagcttgtagtgaagcAGGAGACTGATGGCTTTATGTTGACTCCTGCTGATGAGGAAAGTGAGCAGAGTGAAGATCAGACTCTGGACTTCATTCATGATGACACTCAAAGTGCAGCAGAGGAAGAGTCTGTATTTAAAATGCCAGTTATAAGCTCTGTGATATCAGAAGCAACCAGTGAGCACCAGCTGCTCTGTCACAACTCTGATGTAGCTGAGAGGCAAGATGAGGAAGAATACCAGCATGGAGACTCAGGATCAACTAGAAACACAGAGCTTCAAGCAGAGAAAAGACATCATGAAAGTGAAATGAACAGTAACAGTCCACACACCTCTGCTGTGATAAACTTAAATGCAGgtaaaaagcctttaaaatgtgacatatgTGGGAAAGATTTTGAGTTCAAGTCAAAATTGCAGAGAcaccagagaaaacacacaggtgagaagccgtaccTTTGCAAGACCTGCGGGACAAGATTCAGTGAAAAATATCTTATGAAAAGACATTTAAGaacccacacaggtgagagGCCATTTATATGCAAAATGTGTGGGAGAGCTTTTAGATCGAGAAATTACCTGACTGTCcacatgagaacacacacaggtgagacgcCATATGTGTGTAAGACCAGCgggaaaaaatacaataacataaCAGCTttgaaaaaacatgttaaaatccATGCAGATGACAAGCCAGTTTACTGTAAAATATGTGGGAAAGATTTCAGATTTAATCAAGAATTGATAATACACATGAgcatccacacaggtgagaagccgtatactTGTGACGTATGTGGGAGAGCTTTCAAACGTTATGATGTCTTGTTAGTCCACATGAGgactcacacaggtgagaagccgtatactTGTGACGTATGTGGGAGAGCTTTCAGACATAATGGTCACTTGTTATTCCACATGAGgactcacacaggtgagaagccatatACTTGTAACGTATGTGGGAGAGCTTTCGGACGTAATGGTGACTTGTTAGTCCACATGAGgactcacacag gtgagaagccatatACTTGTAAAGTATGTGGGAAAGCTTTCAGACATAATGGTTACTTGTTAGTCCACATGAGgactcacacaggtgagaagccgtaccTTTGCAAGACCTGCGGGAAAGGATTCATTGACGCATCATTATTGAAAAGGCATTGTAtgatccacacaggtgagaagccacaTACTTGTAAAGTATGTGGGAGAGCTTTCAGACATAATGGTCACTTGTTAGTCCACATGAGgactcacacaggtgagaagccgtatacttgcaaaacatgtgggaaaCACTTCAGATCTAGCAATAACTTGACAGGCCACATGAGAACGCACACAGGTGTAAAGGTGCATGACTTGAGCACAGAGGTTCCAGTTGAAGTCACACATATACAGGAGAGAGACTGTTtacatgcaaaacatgtggCAGAGCTTTCAGAGGCCTGTTCCATAAAGCATGCTAAGAAAAGTGGGGAGTGA
- the LOC125889977 gene encoding gastrula zinc finger protein XlCGF57.1-like isoform X8: MCSVESLREFVNERLTAAAEEILGVFQRSIVEYEEEIDRQRRLLDMVLKPEIKLHRTELPQQHVCKEEEVVPEQQLCIEERKSSVEQEEPEAPEIKEEEEEVCSSQEGEQLVVKQETDGFMLTPADEESEQSEDQTLDFIHDDTQSAAEKESVFKIPVISSVISEATSEHQLLCHNSHVAERQDEEEYQHGDSGSTRNTELQAEKRHHESEMNSNSPHTSAVINLNTGKKPLKCDICGKDFEFKSKLQRHQRKHTGEKPYLCKTCGTRFSEKYLMKRHLRTHTGERPFICKMCGRAFRSRNYLTVHMRTHTGETPYVCKTSGKKYNNITALKKHVKIHADDKPVYCKICGKDFRFNQELIIHMSIHTGEKPYTCDVCGRAFKRYDVLLVHMRTHTGEKPYTCDVCGRAFRHNGHLLFHMRTHTGEKPYTCNVCGRAFGRNGDLLVHMRTHTGEKPYTCKVCGKAFRHNGYLLVHMRTHTGEKPYLCKTCGKGFIDASLLKRHCMIHTGEKPHTCKVCGRAFRHNGHLLVHMRTHTGEKPYTCKTCGKHFRSSNNLTGHMRTHTGVKVHDLSTEVPVEVTHIQERDCLHAKHVAELSEACSIKHAKKSGE, translated from the exons ATGTGTTCAGTCGAGTCTTTGAGAGAGTTTGTCAACGAGcgactaactgctgctgctgaagaaatattgGGAGTTTTTCAAAGAAGCATCGTCGAGTACGAGGAAGAGATCGATCGTCAGCGCAGACTGTTGGATATGGTTTTGAAGCCTGAAATCAAGTTACACAGGACAG AGCTCCCACAGCAACATGtgtgtaaggaggaggaggttgtccctgagcagcagctctgtattgAGGAGAGGAAGTCCAGTGTGGAGCAAGAGGAGCCAGAGGCTCCAgagattaaagaggaagaggaggaagtgtgcagcagtcaggagggagagcagcttgtagtgaagcAGGAGACTGATGGCTTTATGTTGACTCCTGCTGATGAGGAAAGTGAGCAGAGTGAAGATCAGACTCTGGACTTCATTCATGATGACACTCAAAGTGCAGCAGAGAAAGAGTCTGTATTTAAAATTCCAGTTATAAGCTCTGTGATATCAGAAGCAACCAGTGAGCACCAGCTGCTCTGTCACAACTCTCATGTAGCTGAGAGGCAAGATGAGGAAGAATACCAGCATGGAGACTCAGGATCAACTAGAAACACAGAGCTTCAAGCAGAGAAAAGACATCATGAAAGTGAAATGAACAGTAACAGTCCACACACCTCTGCTGTGATAAACTTAAATACAG gtaaaaagcctttaaaatgtgacatatgTGGGAAAGATTTTGAGTTCAAGTCAAAATTGCAGAGAcaccagagaaaacacacaggtgagaagccgtaccTTTGCAAGACCTGCGGGACAAGATTCAGTGAAAAATATCTTATGAAAAGACATTTAAGaacccacacaggtgagagGCCATTTATATGCAAAATGTGTGGGAGAGCTTTTAGATCGAGAAATTACCTGACTGTCcacatgagaacacacacaggtgagacgcCATATGTGTGTAAGACCAGCgggaaaaaatacaataacataaCAGCTttgaaaaaacatgttaaaatccATGCAGATGACAAGCCAGTTTACTGTAAAATATGTGGGAAAGATTTCAGATTTAATCAAGAATTGATAATACACATGAgcatccacacaggtgagaagccgtatactTGTGACGTATGTGGGAGAGCTTTCAAACGTTATGATGTCTTGTTAGTCCACATGAGgactcacacaggtgagaagccgtatactTGTGACGTATGTGGGAGAGCTTTCAGACATAATGGTCACTTGTTATTCCACATGAGgactcacacaggtgagaagccatatACTTGTAACGTATGTGGGAGAGCTTTCGGACGTAATGGTGACTTGTTAGTCCACATGAGgactcacacag gtgagaagccatatACTTGTAAAGTATGTGGGAAAGCTTTCAGACATAATGGTTACTTGTTAGTCCACATGAGgactcacacaggtgagaagccgtaccTTTGCAAGACCTGCGGGAAAGGATTCATTGACGCATCATTATTGAAAAGGCATTGTAtgatccacacaggtgagaagccacaTACTTGTAAAGTATGTGGGAGAGCTTTCAGACATAATGGTCACTTGTTAGTCCACATGAGgactcacacaggtgagaagccgtatacttgcaaaacatgtgggaaaCACTTCAGATCTAGCAATAACTTGACAGGCCACATGAGAACGCACACAGGTGTAAAGGTGCATGACTTGAGCACAGAGGTTCCAGTTGAAGTCACACATATACAGGAGAGAGACTGTTtacatgcaaaacatgtggCAGAGCTTTCAGAGGCCTGTTCCATAAAGCATGCTAAGAAAAGTGGGGAGTGA